aaagcacccccacaacatgatactgccacccccggggttaatggttgggatggtgttcttcggcttgcaagcctccccctttttcctccaagcataacgatggtcattatggccaaacagttctatttttgtttcatcagaccagaggacatttctctaaaaagtatgatctttgtccctatgtgcagttgcaaaccgtagtctggctattttatggcggtttggagcagtggcttcttccttgctgagcggcatttcaggttatgttgatataggagtcgttttactgtggatacagatactttgtacccgtttccttcagcatcttcacaaggtcctttgctgctgttctgggattgatttgcacttttcacaccaaagtaagtTAATCtccagaatgcgtctccttcctgagcggtatggcggctgcgtaaacccatggtgtttatacctgcgcactattgtttgtacagatgaatgtggacgttcaggcatttggaaattgctcccaaggatgaatcagacttgtggagataTACaattttttctggggtcttggctgatttcttttgattttcccatgatgtcaagcaaagaggcactgagtttgaaggtaggcctggaaatacatccacaggtacacctccaattgactcaaatgatgtcaattagtctctaagaagcttctaaagccatgacataattttctggatttttccacgctgtttaaaggcacagtcaacttcttgtctgtaaacttctgacccactggaattgtgatagtgaattataagtgaactaatctgtctgtaaacaattgttggaaaaattacttgtgtcatgcacaaagtatatgtcctaaccgacttgccaaatttatagtttgttaacaagaaatttgtggagtggttgaaaaatgagtttaaatgattcaaactaagtgtatgtaaacttctgacttcaactgtacctacacgtacgctacggtcacaagacgcaggcctccttattgtccctagaatgtctaagcaaacagctggtagcagggctttctcctatagagctacatttttatggaatggtctgcctacccatgtgagagacgcaaactcgttctcaacctttaagtctttattgaagactaatctcttcagtaggtcctatgattgagtgaaGTCTGGCCCAGGGGTATGAAGGTGAATgccaaggcactggagcgacgaactgcccttgctgtctctgcctggacaCCTCCCCTCTCGCCACtgtgattctctgcctctgaccctactacgggggctgagtcactggcttactagtgctctttgTTGCCGTCCCTATGAGGAGTGCGTcagttgagtgggttgagtcacagacatgatcttcctgtctggttttGCACCCCCCTCGGGCTTGTTTGGTAGAGGAGATCTTcctgggctatactcagccttgtctcagggtagtgagttggtggtctgttgatatccctctagtggtgtgggggctgtgctttggcaaagtgggtggggttatatcctcgCTGGtcggccctgtccgggggtatcgttagatggggccacagtgtcccccaacctcaactgtctcagcctccagtatctttgctgcaatagtctatgtgccggggggctagggtcagtctgttatgtctggtgtaattctcctgtcttatctggtgtcctgtgtgaatttaagtatgctccccctaattctctctctctcccccctggagGACCAAAGCCcttggaccatgcctcaggaatacctggcctgatgactcctggctgtccccagtccacctggttctGCTGCTGCTTCAGTTTAAATTGTTCTgcctaccactcctgctgtctcgacctctgaatgcttggctatgaaaagccaactgacatttactccttagATACTGACCTggtgcaccctctacaaccactgtgattattatttgaccctgctggtcatctatgaacgtttgaacatcttgaacaaTAACCTGGTCTTAATGGcaatgtactcttataatctcccctacgcacagccagaagaggactggccacccctcagagcctggttcctctgtaggtttcttcctaggttcctgcctttctagagagttttccTAGcaaatgtgcttctacatctgcattgcttgctgtttggggttttaggctgggtttctgtataagcacttcctgacatctgctgatgtaaaaagggctttataaatacatttgatttgatttaatctgAGATGTGCAGCGTGACTGCAAAAAAAAAAACCTGGAACGCTGTCATAACCACAAAGCAGTGGCATAAAGTaactaagtaaaaaatactttgaagtactacttaagtcgttttttgggggatctgtactttactatttatatttgacaactttaactccactacattcctaaagaaaatatgtacttcttactcccatacattttccctgacacccaaaagtacttattacatttagaatgctcaggcaggacagcaatatggtccaattcacacaccatCAATATAATgccttgtcatccctactgcctctgacctggtggactaaacacaaatactgtgtttgtaaattatgtctgagagttggactgtgcccctggctctctttaaaaaaaaaaaaattttttaaagAGACAATCGTGCCATCTAGTTTGCGGaaaataaggaatttgatgtctagcttttacttttactcatttATGAAAatggagtactttttccaccgctaaacttaagtacattttaaaccAGATActattagacttttactcaagtagtatattactgggtgacattcacttttacttgagtcattttctattaaggtacactacaaaaagtatgtggacacttgctcgatgaacatctcattccaaaatcattaatatagagttggtccccccttttctgctataacagcctccactcttctgggaaggctttccactagatgttggaacattgcggcagagacttgcttccattcagccccaagagcattagtgaggtcgggcactgatgttcggcgattaggcctggctcgcagtcggcgttcgaATTCATCCCAGAGGTGTTCAATGCGGTTAAGgtaagggctctgtgcaggccagtcaagttcttccacaccgatctcatcaaaccatttctatatgacctcgctttgtgcatgggggcactGTCATGTATGCCATTGTATGTTAAagtatgtcattgtatgctgtaacattaagatttcccttcactggaactaaggggcctagcccgaaccatgaaaaacagacacagaccattattcctcctccaccaaaccttacagttggcactatgcattggggcaggtagcgttctcctggtatccgccaaaTCCAGttttgtccgttggactgccagatggtgaagcgtgattcatcactccagagaacgcatttccactgctccagagtccaatggcggcgctttacacccctccagctgACGCTAGagtggtgagtgttgcaaccgaggacagacgatttttacgcgctacacaCTTTAGCACTCGCCAGTCCCGTTccatgagcttgtgtggcctacaacttcgcggctgagtcgttgttgctcctagactttttcacatcacaataacagcacttacagttgaccggggcagctctagcagggtagaaattttacgaattgacttgttggaaaagtggcatcctatgacggtgccacgttgaaagtcactgagctctccagTAAGGTCCTTCTACtgtcagtgtttgtctatggagatagcatggctgtgtgctctattttatacacctgtcaacaacggtgtggctgaaatagccaaatccacaaatttgaaggggtctccacatactttgtatatatagtgtatctttacttttactcaagtatgaaaattgggtactttttccaccacaaaGGAGAGGGTCAACACAAAAAATATGGGGGTGGGGGAGGGTGATGCACAACAGGGGGACGCAAGGCCACCCCCACTCACCAGAGTCATCATAATCACACTCTGACCACCaacagagggaggaaaagagagacgtGTCATGGGTACATCAAATACAGCCTACAATAGGGCACAGTGATACACAGAGTGTTGGACTTTAACAATGTTACCAGGATTAGAAGTGTCTGTTGTGTCCTCTCTCTACAATCTCCCCCTAGTAGCCTCCAGTAGCTCTTCACTTCAATCCGAATCTGTTCTTTTCCTCTACTTGATCTGTCATTACCCCTCCATTTGCCGTGAGGCTCACTTCAGGTAATACTGTTATTCTCATAATCATTTACATAAAGGTCATGGGACCTGGAGAAATGATTCAAAGTTATGTGACTGAAAAAATACCTTTATAGAAATCCCTCAATCAATCCAGCCCTACTTCTGGAATGTCTGAAGTGTCCTCTCTCCCCACTTCTCCACCCAGCCCCTTTCTATCAGTCTTTTTCTTTATCAACTTTACCTTTACCTTTCTCTCCACCTTGCCCACTTTCTCTGTGTGTCTTACCGTTGTCCAGTGCGTCTGtggcctctgcctctctcctcctcctcacagctctctgtttctcctctaatCTCTGTTTCTCAGAGTTGGCCTCATCCCATCTCCCTGCCTCCATCAGCCTCTGGTCCGGTCTCAGCCGGCTGTCCGTCAGCCCCACCCCATCCTCCGGCTCATTCAACGTCAGCGCCAGCGAGGAGAAGAAGTACATGTTCTCAGCGTTATCcctgacggagggagagagagagaacaggaataGGGAGGGGGGGAGTTGCTCTGTAATGTAGTATTCTTTACAAGTCAGTGTTTTTGTGTAAGGTGCATCATAGGCTTAGTGCGTGATCTGTGTTACTGTATAAACTGTTGTGCTGGGCAGTGCTTACGGGAGAGGGTATTTCTTCCACAGTAGtttgggggacagggtctggtagacaGTCTTCTGCTTGCCCTCGGAGCCGCTGCCCCCTTTGCTGCTCTGGACGATCTTGGAGCTCTCGATCTTATCGTCCCACGTGCCAGACAGGATGTAGTGGGCCTGCCCTCCACTGTCTGACACCACCCCTGTCAcctggacaacacacacacacagatagaggagaggggggtgaggaaatgtatcaacccttatgtagaaaataatacaataaACCTCTATAGTTTATCATAAACAACTATTATGAAAGAATAGTCCATTCAAAAATTATACATTTGCTTGTACTACCCAGCAGGGGGCAGCACACAACAATGTGACAGCCGAGCCTACGAGCTCATCATGCCACAGTCAGGTTTCAGCCAGGGCTAATTAGAGGGTGATGGTGGTAACATGTACCTTGCGTGGGACATCCCTGGAGAAATAGCTGTAGGGGGAGAACTTGAGCTGGCACGTCTCCTTGGTCCTGTGGTTGACTATCTCAATGTCCCCTGACTACCCATTGACAGtgggagggatagagaaagagagggagaagcgagGGCAGAATGGGATGGCAGACAGAATGAAAGGGGAGGAATGGATAGTAGAGAGAATTGCTGGTAAGCATCAATAGCAATCATGTATATTGCATACATAAACAACTGATGAGTCATCATCAGAGTTCAGAAGAACAGAAAGAACCACTAACATCTCAACATTCCACAGCTGCATCAGAACAGTGTCTGTACCATAGAGATCTTATTAAATTACAGCCATATTGGTCAaggagaaatccaaaccagtctaattggaaggaatggcagtagaggcataaTCCTGACTTTACTAATGCAGGAAAATAAAAGGCATGTGATATCTCAGAAATTGTGTTATAGAATTATTGTCAATCTAAAATAATATAGAATTATAAATCAAATTTACACAGGTTTTATACACATGTTTCAAATGTGCTATTGTATGATACAATGTCAGTACTTGtctaagtcctatcaccaacggagttcagccagtgtatggctgtggattTATTGGGTTGTTTGAATGGAAGCTAACAAACACAGTGAAGATACATTCTTCAAATTCATTCttttacacaatatcttatcacagcactgggAAACCATGGTTGcccatctccctgaccaaaatggctgacctttaTTCCATCGAAaaggttcatgtccattctagtGTTCTAATTCCTGATTCTATGGTCTGTACATTCAGTCAGCCTCAGTTATATCATTGGATTCTAGCATGAAGCTCTATATAATTGACACTAAGTTGTGCTATAGGGACTGATAATGAGAAGCTGTTTGTGAGTGTGCCATATTCTACCATATGATAGAGTTTATTCCCTGGCCCccgtctccctcctcttcctccagtgaGGGACTGGTATGGTTTTTGGCACTAGCACTACACAGccgattcaaataaccaactcatcatcaagcctgGATGATTTGAATCAGCGGTGTGGTGCTACGGCAAACACCAAAACGTGCATCCAGGGGGGcaccaggacagagtttgggaaactctgGTATAGAGTACAGAGTagttctacagacagacagacagttacagaCTGTAATTGGGTCAtctcagagagaggggagggcgtTACTCGAGATGAAAGGGGAAGAAACCCCTAGAGACCACAGGCAGGCTTATTCATGTGCTATGCTGTTCTGTTCTGATTGAACTCTGCCTCCACACAACACTCATTCCAGTGGCCTggattacattacagagataaagagacagacaccTCTAACACACTGAGGGACTAAGTAGACCCCATGAAGTAGTTAGTAGACACACCTGGTCAATCCACAGCTTGCCCACGATGATGTTGTGCACGGTGGAGATTACCTTCCTCCACACATAGTGGTTCTCACTGGAGTGGAACTGCAGGTGAATGGCACCTGcagaagagggggaagggagaaaaAAGGAGGGAACATTGAgatataattgacagattgagTGGTGGGGATGAAATGCAGTCACAGAAAGAGTGACAACAAAAATGAAATCGATATCTTTGCGTTCTCTCTTAGTGTTAGTACCAATGCATTACAGTGTAACAAGGCAACATTGGTTGTGGTTGATATTCTGTGGTTCTTATTTTTGGTCCTTTGTAAACAAGGTCAGTCCTACCTGCAGGGACTTGGCCTGGTAATGCAGGGGAGTAGCTGAGAGGAAGAGGCTGGGACTCTCATTGCACTCACACACTTAGTGCTTTAATCAATCAGATCCGCTTTGGCCAACATCTGCATAGCGGTTGCCATTGGTTGCAAGGAGTCGTATTATCAGAAACCCCTTGCAGTCTTGTTAACAAATCAGACCagtggaatgtgagatgtaatttacacctccattaggatgatagaaacCCTCATGATTTAGTTTCATGATTTTTACATTTGAGAataattatttctatatagcctattATTTCTAACGCAAGTGGGGCGGCgggtgtggcttcgtgacaactatcgcaagagcagctgctcaccgatttgacagctctTTCAACAATGCCAGAACATCCACTATGAAAGTGTGGGCTATCGTCagttaacgcttgatctgattgaatcgagGCCTTATACTCTGTTGTCACATATTACTTACTTACATCTCACTAGGCTCACAAACATTCAATATTGTATCTTTATAGTTCAAATGAATCTCATGGCTTCATGTTATGGGAAATCTATCAATCACATCTGTGGGATCTGTTCATCTCTAATTTATCAGGGTCTTAGAGACCCTAGCCCATCTCAGTAGAACACATCCCCCCTATAcatccactcaattagtatttggtaacattgcctttaaattgtttaacctgggtcaaacatttcaggtagccttccacaagcttcccacaataagttgggtgaattttagcccattcctcctgacagagctggtgtaactgagtaaggtttgtaggcctccttgctcgcacacgttttttcagttctgcccacaaattctctatagaattgaggtcagggctttgtgatggccactccaataccttgactttgctgtccttaagcttttttgccacaactttggaagtatgcttggggtcattgtccatttggaagacccatttgcgaccaagctttaacttcctgactgatgtcttgagatcttgcttcaatatatccacatcattttcaattcctcatgatgccatctattttgtgaagtgcaccagtccctcctgtagcaaagcacccccacaacatgatgctgccacccccatgcttcacggttgggatggtgttcttcagcttgcaagcctcctccttttttctacaaacataacaatggtcattatggccaaacagttcaatgtttgtttcatcagaccagaggacatttctctaaaaagtacgatctttgtccccatgtgcagttgcaaaccatagtctggctattttatggcagtttggagcagtgacttcttccttgctgagcggccttttaggttatgtcgatataggagtcgttttactgtggatatagatacttttgtacctgttttctccagcatcttcacaaggtcctttgctgttgttctgggattgatttgcacttttcgcaccaaagtacattcatctctaagagacagaacgcgtctccttcctgagcagtatgacggttgcgtggtcccatggtgtttatacttgcgtactattgtttgtacagatgaacgtggtaccttcaggcgtttggaaattgtttccaaggatgaaccagacttgtgaaggtctacaattttttttctgaggtcttggctgatttcttttgattttcccatgatgtcaagcaaagagccactgagtttgaaggtaggcctggaAATACATCCActtgtacacctccaattgactcaaatgatgtcaattagtctattaaaagcttctaaagccatgacataattttctggaattttccaagctgtttaaaggcacattcaacttcttgtatgtaaacttctgacccactggaattgtgatacagtgaattataagtaaaattatctgtctgtaaacaatggttggaaaaattacttgtgcacaaagtagatgtcctaaccgacttgccaaaactatagtttgttaacaagaaatgtatggagtggttgaaaaacaagttttaatgactccaacctaagtgtcagtaaacttctgacttcaactgtatatacatacatacaccatCATGAGACATTTATTTTCATATTGTGGTGACAGCGATCAGTACATGGTGAATATGTATTCAGCAAACGTACCCAGAGGCATTATGGAGAGGTATTTGCCACGGAACTTGCTGGATATGGTGATTTGCTGCCAGAGGGTCCAGCCTCGCTGAGAAATCACATGGTGAGCTGCTGCTGGGGGGTGATGGCTCACCTACAGAGTGGGGGTGAGGGGAAAAGGTTATTTACACATTCAAAGGAAGATCACTGCTCTGGCTTCTAGTATGTCAATGATTGGAACTGTTGTGTATAATGGCTTATATCTACAGCAGGGGTACAAAATGGCAGTGTCGTCTGCAAATACATGGAGTATTTTTTGGTGTTTTTGTATGCGTTTGTCTCAGCGTCATATTgtactgtatctctgtgtgtgtacctgctcaCACAGCGAGCGGTAGCCCAAGTCGTCCAGCCGGTCCAGCTCGTAGGTCTCCCCCAGCAGGGGGTTGAAGGGCTTGGCCGTGCGGTGGACGGTGGTGGAGTAGGAGGACACAGAGAAGGCTGCCACCAGACACAGCTGCTCCAGGGAGCTCTCGCAGCGCGCCGCCTTGTCCAGCAGCTCATGGTACTCCAGGTCCTCTGTCAGCCGCTGCAGCATGGACAGAGGCTCGTTGAAGTTCACCTGCAGGGGAgggacagacaagacagagagacagtcagattTCTATGGTTACAAGAGTTGTCATTGACCTGCACATTTGAGGCAAGTCCCAAATGGCCCACTATTGGGATGCCGCTCTCTCCACCTCTCAAACACTCACACCCAGGCTCATTCTACTATATGCACACAAGCacgccacacacactcacaggcatGGGGATCTTGGAGAGCTCCTTGCCGATGCAGTTCTTCATGATGCTCCACAGGTTGAGGGAGTAGTTGGGCTTGTCTGGGATGCGGCTCCGCCTCCTTCGGAGGGGCTGCAGCTCCTTCCCGGAATCCTTACAGCTAGGAGACACCtgagggagagagtgatagagagagagagggagggagagagaaagatagagagagatgggaaggagtGACTGAGACATACGTCTACCTTTAGATTTGTTAACATCATAGAAagctgtgaagagacctctaacTTAACTATGGACAGCTTGTCAGTGACAGTAAGTCACCATTTGTAGAGTGgcacagagagaaaagagggaataagagaggagaacgagagagagagggaatcgGGAGAGCAGATGTCTAACTGGTAATTAGGATCCAgagaaatgacagagagagaaagagagagcagctgTGCATCTCCAGCACTGCAGAGGGAACAGGCCACAGGGAGTACACACACAAAGAGAACCTGTGAGTGTGTTCATTTGTGTGGTAGAagcatgcaagtgtgtgtgtgtgtgtgtgtgtgtgtgtgtgtgtgtgtgtgtgtgtgtgtgtgtgtgtgtgtgtgtgtgtgtgtgtgtgtgtgtgtgtgtgtgtgtgtgtgtgtgtgtgtgtgtgtgtgtgtgtgtgtgtgtgtgtgtgtgtgtataaaaacACATGCCCAAGTTATAGTTTGTGATATGCAAATTTCCTTAACAGGATACTAGAAAACAGCAACTGGAAACAGGCTAAACATAACACAAAGAGCTTCACAAAAAGTGACGAGGGTGAAACTACAGTGAGGTGGTGAAAAAGCCTAGTGTGTCGACAGGCAGGTGGATTATTACTGAGAGCTGTTTGTAGGAGACACACTCACATTGTCCTGGTTCCAATCATTGGAATGGCCTCCACTCGCTCCACACAGGTTACTCTGAGAACACCTGGAAGAGGAACATCATCTTaacaacaacagacacacacacgcacacacacacacacacgtgcacgcacgcttgcacacaaacacacccacacactgaaGACACACAAAATAACCAAAACGGACGGAAGaaggcaggcacacagacacagatggaTGGCTCTATTCAGCAGTGATCGTTCTCTGAGCTGTTCTGTTAGTggtggatagatgtgtctgaGCTGGAGAGGAGCAGAGTATGTATCTGGAAAATAGAAACACTATTTTCTTCACAGGGAAAGAGTCCTGCGAGACAGAAGGTGTTGAAGTAAAATAGCGCAGAAACACGACAGCAAAAAAACAACTAATTCAAATGCAGCAACAAAGTTCTAAAACTGAGCCACATATTTTGGAGGTGAAAGAATGAATCCAAAACAGAGAAGGGGCTGGGCTTCTGTGACTGGTTAATTCCCTGGTAGAGGAGCAGTAAGAGGCATGAGCTATCTTT
This window of the Salvelinus fontinalis isolate EN_2023a chromosome 28, ASM2944872v1, whole genome shotgun sequence genome carries:
- the LOC129826380 gene encoding oxysterol-binding protein 2-like isoform X2 yields the protein MKGRGCWEPGTVRSFCNSGCLSKLNQGQYSSYSSASGGDSLHTPLTPPRRKTSACHLLHLVCLGDDSGDEEPTTQSDRSEGIQGTLKTLISKLDDLSTCNDLIAKHGAALQRSLSELEALRVPVEGGEKIKGVNERATLFRITSNAMINACRDFLDLAETHSRRWQRALQYEREQRIHLEETIEQLAKQHNSLERAWREAPTLSVNTPSSPTTKKGGSERPQKGEASDEDEDTEYFDAMEDSPAFITVTATEKTQHRCSQSNLCGASGGHSNDWNQDNVSPSCKDSGKELQPLRRRRSRIPDKPNYSLNLWSIMKNCIGKELSKIPMPVNFNEPLSMLQRLTEDLEYHELLDKAARCESSLEQLCLVAAFSVSSYSTTVHRTAKPFNPLLGETYELDRLDDLGYRSLCEQVSHHPPAAAHHVISQRGWTLWQQITISSKFRGKYLSIMPLGAIHLQFHSSENHYVWRKVISTVHNIIVGKLWIDQSGDIEIVNHRTKETCQLKFSPYSYFSRDVPRKVTGVVSDSGGQAHYILSGTWDDKIESSKIVQSSKGGSGSEGKQKTVYQTLSPKLLWKKYPLPDNAENMYFFSSLALTLNEPEDGVGLTDSRLRPDQRLMEAGRWDEANSEKQRLEEKQRAVRRRREAEATDALDNECDYDDSGREYEGFQPQWFHKRKNAITGETTFVYKGGYWEAKDSQDWSTCSEIF
- the LOC129826380 gene encoding oxysterol-binding protein 2-like isoform X3; protein product: MKGRGCWEPGTVRSFCNSGCLSKLNQDDSGDEEPTTQSDRSEGIQGTLKTLISKLDDLSTCNDLIAKHGAALQRSLSELEALRVPVEGGEKIKGVNERATLFRITSNAMINACRDFLDLAETHSRRWQRALQYEREQRIHLEETIEQLAKQHNSLERAWREAPTLSVNTPSSPTTKKGGSERPQKGEASDEDEDTEYFDAMEDSPAFITVTATEKTQHRCSQSNLCGASGGHSNDWNQDNVSPSCKDSGKELQPLRRRRSRIPDKPNYSLNLWSIMKNCIGKELSKIPMPVNFNEPLSMLQRLTEDLEYHELLDKAARCESSLEQLCLVAAFSVSSYSTTVHRTAKPFNPLLGETYELDRLDDLGYRSLCEQVSHHPPAAAHHVISQRGWTLWQQITISSKFRGKYLSIMPLGAIHLQFHSSENHYVWRKVISTVHNIIVGKLWIDQSGDIEIVNHRTKETCQLKFSPYSYFSRDVPRKVTGVVSDSGGQAHYILSGTWDDKIESSKIVQSSKGGSGSEGKQKTVYQTLSPKLLWKKYPLPDNAENMYFFSSLALTLNEPEDGVGLTDSRLRPDQRLMEAGRWDEANSEKQRLEEKQRAVRRRREAEATDALDNECDYDDSGREYEGFQPQWFHKRKNAITGETTFVYKGGYWEAKDSQDWSTCSEIF
- the LOC129826380 gene encoding oxysterol-binding protein 2-like isoform X1, which encodes MSDQGKSSVSTPAGAPAPGSDTYKGWLFKWTNYLKGYQRRWFVLSNGLLSYYRTQAEMAHTCRGTINLATAHIDTEDACNIVLSSGGRTYHLKASTEVERQRWVTALELAKAKAIRMMNDQSEFLYPTGTGPDRGKGKSRISGTVRPVNDSGDEEPTTQSDRSEGIQGTLKTLISKLDDLSTCNDLIAKHGAALQRSLSELEALRVPVEGGEKIKGVNERATLFRITSNAMINACRDFLDLAETHSRRWQRALQYEREQRIHLEETIEQLAKQHNSLERAWREAPTLSVNTPSSPTTKKGGSERPQKGEASDEDEDTEYFDAMEDSPAFITVTATEKTQHRCSQSNLCGASGGHSNDWNQDNVSPSCKDSGKELQPLRRRRSRIPDKPNYSLNLWSIMKNCIGKELSKIPMPVNFNEPLSMLQRLTEDLEYHELLDKAARCESSLEQLCLVAAFSVSSYSTTVHRTAKPFNPLLGETYELDRLDDLGYRSLCEQVSHHPPAAAHHVISQRGWTLWQQITISSKFRGKYLSIMPLGAIHLQFHSSENHYVWRKVISTVHNIIVGKLWIDQSGDIEIVNHRTKETCQLKFSPYSYFSRDVPRKVTGVVSDSGGQAHYILSGTWDDKIESSKIVQSSKGGSGSEGKQKTVYQTLSPKLLWKKYPLPDNAENMYFFSSLALTLNEPEDGVGLTDSRLRPDQRLMEAGRWDEANSEKQRLEEKQRAVRRRREAEATDALDNECDYDDSGREYEGFQPQWFHKRKNAITGETTFVYKGGYWEAKDSQDWSTCSEIF
- the LOC129826380 gene encoding oxysterol-binding protein 2-like isoform X4, producing the protein MSDQGKSSVSTPAGAPAPGSDTYKGWLFKWTNYLKGYQRRWFVLSNGLLSYYRTQAEMAHTCRGTINLATAHIDTEDACNIVLSSGGRTYHLKASTEVERQRWVTALELAKAKAIRMMNDQSDDSGDEEPTTQSDRSEGIQGTLKTLISKLDDLSTCNDLIAKHGAALQRSLSELEALRVPVEGGEKIKGVNERATLFRITSNAMINACRDFLDLAETHSRRWQRALQYEREQRIHLEETIEQLAKQHNSLERAWREAPTLSVNTPSSPTTKKGGSERPQKGEASDEDEDTEYFDAMEDSPAFITVTATEKTQHRCSQSNLCGASGGHSNDWNQDNVSPSCKDSGKELQPLRRRRSRIPDKPNYSLNLWSIMKNCIGKELSKIPMPVNFNEPLSMLQRLTEDLEYHELLDKAARCESSLEQLCLVAAFSVSSYSTTVHRTAKPFNPLLGETYELDRLDDLGYRSLCEQVSHHPPAAAHHVISQRGWTLWQQITISSKFRGKYLSIMPLGAIHLQFHSSENHYVWRKVISTVHNIIVGKLWIDQSGDIEIVNHRTKETCQLKFSPYSYFSRDVPRKVTGVVSDSGGQAHYILSGTWDDKIESSKIVQSSKGGSGSEGKQKTVYQTLSPKLLWKKYPLPDNAENMYFFSSLALTLNEPEDGVGLTDSRLRPDQRLMEAGRWDEANSEKQRLEEKQRAVRRRREAEATDALDNGREYEGFQPQWFHKRKNAITGETTFVYKGGYWEAKDSQDWSTCSEIF